The following coding sequences are from one Geothrix sp. window:
- a CDS encoding GNAT family N-acetyltransferase encodes MLILRPAVPADAPLILQYIRELAEYERDPEAAIATEADILRHAFSEHPLVKVTMAEWAGQPAGFCLWFLNFSTWEGKPGIYLEDLFVRPAFRGHGIGKALLKHLAALAVKGGWTRFVWQVLDWNTPAIEFYEAHGAKIMRSWLTCRVEGRALARLAEGAD; translated from the coding sequence ATGCTGATCCTCCGTCCCGCCGTGCCCGCCGATGCCCCCCTGATCCTGCAGTACATCCGCGAACTGGCGGAGTACGAACGGGATCCGGAGGCGGCCATTGCCACCGAGGCCGACATCCTCCGGCACGCCTTCTCCGAGCACCCCCTGGTCAAGGTGACCATGGCCGAGTGGGCGGGTCAGCCCGCCGGCTTCTGCCTCTGGTTCCTGAACTTCAGCACCTGGGAGGGCAAGCCCGGGATCTACCTGGAGGACCTCTTCGTGCGCCCGGCCTTCCGGGGCCACGGCATCGGCAAGGCCCTGCTGAAGCACCTGGCGGCCCTCGCGGTGAAGGGGGGCTGGACCCGCTTCGTCTGGCAGGTGCTGGACTGGAACACGCCAGCCATCGAGTTCTACGAGGCCCATGGCGCGAAGATCATGCGGTCCTGGCTCACCTGCCGGGTGGAGGGCAGGGCCCTGGCCCGCCTCGCCGAGGGTGCGGATTGA
- a CDS encoding succinate dehydrogenase/fumarate reductase iron-sulfur subunit produces MAKHINLTLHVWRQKNTKCDGKFVEYPAENISPDMSFLEMLDVVNEGLIRKGEEPITFDHDCREGICGQCGMVINGRPHGPKERTTTCQLHMRSFKDGESITLEPWRAEAFPVLKDLMVDRGAFDRIIAAGGFISAPTGSPQDANALPIPKENADLAMDAAACIGCAACVAACPNASAMLFVSAKISQLALLPQGQPERYIRVRDMVAQMDAEEFGTCTNHSECEAACPKGIKMENIARMNRDFIKASLTYRPATSGGGAG; encoded by the coding sequence ATGGCCAAGCACATCAATCTCACCCTGCACGTGTGGCGGCAGAAGAACACCAAATGCGACGGCAAGTTCGTCGAATACCCCGCCGAAAACATCAGCCCCGACATGTCCTTCCTGGAGATGCTCGATGTGGTGAACGAGGGCCTCATCCGCAAGGGCGAGGAACCCATCACCTTCGACCACGACTGCCGCGAAGGCATCTGCGGCCAGTGCGGCATGGTCATCAACGGCCGCCCCCATGGGCCCAAGGAGCGCACCACCACCTGCCAGCTGCACATGCGCAGCTTCAAGGACGGCGAGAGCATCACCCTCGAACCCTGGCGCGCCGAGGCCTTCCCGGTGCTCAAGGACCTGATGGTGGATCGCGGCGCCTTCGACCGCATCATCGCCGCAGGCGGCTTCATCAGCGCCCCCACGGGGAGCCCGCAGGACGCCAACGCCCTGCCCATCCCCAAGGAGAACGCCGACCTCGCCATGGATGCCGCCGCCTGCATCGGCTGCGCCGCCTGCGTGGCCGCCTGCCCCAACGCCAGCGCCATGCTCTTCGTGTCCGCGAAGATCAGCCAGCTGGCGCTGCTGCCCCAGGGCCAGCCCGAGCGCTACATCCGCGTCCGCGACATGGTCGCCCAGATGGACGCCGAGGAGTTCGGCACCTGCACCAACCACAGCGAGTGCGAAGCCGCCTGCCCCAAGGGCATCAAGATGGAGAACATCGCGCGCATGAACCGCGACTTCATCAAGGCCAGCCTCACCTACCGTCCCGCCACCAGCGGCGGCGGTGCCGGCTGA
- a CDS encoding efflux RND transporter periplasmic adaptor subunit, whose amino-acid sequence MQKRWVILSVAGAAVAAGMFFTLKGSDGKSKKAEANTPFRLGKVQAEDLQVSVREVGVVDPLTKVDVKSTVSGRIVGLKVREGALVRAGEMLAEVEPDVNQAQTLSDVQGSVSQARVSFKNAERDFNQQAELFKAGLISDQTFRGARTARDLAEEAYKSAQTRYQIVEDRGIPISGNASTQLARVTAPMNGVVIKKGVELGDTITSGVSSFNAGTVVFTVADLKSLIVKVNLNEVDIAKVRVGQPVRITLDAYPQRAFTGKVRFVAPAADLVEKIKVFKVEVALDELTDDFKTGMSANVEILGEKRDKAVSVPLEALQRRDGQTVVYRLKENLPPQDIAKAKDGLTGRGKFIWLADHWKEYFDVVSVKAGIATLERVEILSGLKANDQVSLEDPSKKKVEKDDENN is encoded by the coding sequence ATGCAGAAGCGATGGGTCATCCTGTCCGTGGCCGGCGCGGCCGTGGCGGCTGGTATGTTCTTCACTTTGAAGGGCAGCGACGGCAAGTCCAAAAAGGCCGAGGCCAACACCCCCTTCCGCCTGGGCAAGGTCCAGGCCGAGGATCTGCAGGTGAGCGTCCGCGAAGTGGGCGTGGTGGACCCCCTCACCAAGGTGGACGTCAAATCCACGGTATCCGGGCGCATCGTCGGGCTGAAGGTCCGCGAAGGAGCCCTGGTGAGGGCCGGGGAGATGCTCGCCGAGGTCGAGCCGGACGTGAACCAGGCCCAGACCCTCTCGGACGTCCAGGGCAGCGTGTCCCAGGCGCGGGTGAGCTTCAAGAACGCCGAGCGGGATTTCAACCAGCAGGCGGAGCTGTTCAAGGCCGGACTCATCTCCGACCAGACCTTCCGCGGGGCGAGGACCGCCCGCGACCTGGCCGAGGAGGCCTACAAGAGCGCCCAGACCCGCTACCAGATCGTCGAGGACCGGGGCATTCCCATCAGCGGCAACGCCTCCACCCAGCTGGCCCGCGTGACGGCCCCCATGAATGGCGTGGTCATCAAGAAGGGCGTGGAACTGGGTGACACCATCACCTCCGGCGTCAGCTCCTTCAACGCCGGCACCGTGGTCTTCACCGTGGCGGACCTGAAGTCGCTCATCGTGAAGGTGAACCTCAACGAGGTGGACATCGCCAAGGTCAGAGTCGGACAGCCCGTCCGCATCACCCTGGACGCCTACCCCCAGCGGGCCTTCACCGGCAAAGTGCGCTTCGTGGCACCGGCCGCCGACCTGGTGGAAAAGATCAAGGTCTTCAAGGTGGAGGTCGCCCTGGACGAGCTCACCGACGACTTCAAAACCGGCATGAGCGCCAATGTGGAGATCCTGGGCGAGAAGCGGGACAAGGCCGTGAGCGTGCCCCTGGAGGCCCTGCAGCGCCGGGATGGCCAGACCGTGGTGTACCGGCTGAAGGAGAACCTCCCGCCCCAGGACATCGCCAAGGCCAAGGACGGGCTCACGGGACGCGGCAAGTTCATCTGGCTGGCCGACCACTGGAAGGAATACTTCGACGTCGTCTCCGTCAAGGCCGGCATCGCCACCCTGGAGCGCGTGGAGATCCTCTCGGGCCTCAAGGCCAACGACCAGGTCAGCCTGGAAGATCCCAGCAAGAAGAAGGTCGAGAAGGACGATGAGAACAATTGA
- a CDS encoding ABC transporter ATP-binding protein produces the protein MNPIIQTEALTKVYGANGAAVHALRGIDLTVEKGEFVALIGPSGSGKSTLMAILGCLDLPTEGTYTLDGRQVQGLSGGELARIRNEKVGFVFQSYNLLPKASIVRNVELPMLYAGVGRRERRERALALLEKVGIADKADKLPATLSGGQKQRVAVARALANEPALLLADEPTGALDSKTGAEVLDLFRELHSQGNTLLLVTHDPSIAALAERRVEIRDGLIAVAGEAVMGGEREDSMSSHEPGTHPAEHHLGVGR, from the coding sequence ATGAACCCCATCATCCAGACCGAGGCGCTCACCAAGGTCTACGGCGCCAACGGCGCGGCGGTACATGCCCTGCGCGGCATCGACCTCACCGTCGAGAAGGGCGAGTTCGTGGCCCTCATCGGCCCCTCGGGCTCCGGCAAGTCCACCCTCATGGCCATCCTGGGCTGCCTGGACCTGCCCACCGAGGGCACCTACACGCTGGATGGCCGCCAGGTCCAGGGACTGTCCGGAGGCGAGCTGGCGCGCATCCGCAACGAGAAGGTCGGTTTCGTCTTCCAAAGCTACAACCTGCTTCCCAAGGCCAGCATCGTCCGCAACGTGGAACTGCCCATGCTCTATGCGGGCGTCGGCCGCAGGGAACGCCGTGAGCGGGCCTTGGCCCTGCTCGAGAAGGTGGGCATCGCCGACAAGGCGGACAAGCTGCCGGCGACGCTCTCCGGGGGCCAGAAGCAGCGCGTGGCCGTGGCCCGGGCACTGGCCAACGAGCCGGCCCTGCTGCTGGCGGACGAGCCCACGGGCGCCCTCGACTCGAAAACCGGCGCCGAAGTGCTCGACCTCTTCCGCGAGCTGCACAGCCAGGGCAACACCCTGCTCCTGGTCACCCACGACCCTTCCATCGCCGCCCTCGCGGAGCGTCGCGTCGAGATTCGCGACGGACTGATCGCGGTGGCCGGCGAAGCCGTGATGGGTGGCGAGAGGGAGGACTCGATGTCCTCCCACGAGCCGGGCACCCATCCGGCTGAGCATCACCTCGGAGTGGGTCGATGA
- a CDS encoding thiamine pyrophosphate-dependent dehydrogenase E1 component subunit alpha, with translation MDQDTALRLYEAMLLTRLTEERLVKLFRQGHTLGSVYRSLGQEATACATAMALGPEDVIAPLIRNLGSMFVRGVTPREIFLQYLGRAPGPTGGREHNNHFGSVERGIIAPTSMLGALIPVMAGVALSFRQKGERRVAMTWIGDGGSSTGAFYEGLNFAVVQKLPLIVVGESNGYAFSTPPDRQMAGRMSQRSQGAFTLTVDGNDAAAVYEATAQARQRCLEGKGPAFLVCETFRRAGHAEHDDQRYVDPAVLAEWTAKDPLPRFEAWMGLRGWTLDPSLASRLEAKLLATAETALEAPWPDPGTLAQGVHSS, from the coding sequence ATGGACCAAGACACCGCCCTGCGCCTGTACGAGGCCATGCTGCTCACCCGCCTGACCGAGGAACGCCTGGTGAAGCTCTTCCGCCAGGGGCACACCCTCGGCAGCGTGTACCGCAGCCTGGGCCAGGAGGCCACCGCCTGCGCCACCGCCATGGCCCTGGGACCCGAGGACGTCATCGCCCCCCTCATCCGCAACCTGGGCTCGATGTTCGTCCGCGGGGTCACCCCCCGAGAGATCTTCCTTCAGTATCTGGGCCGCGCCCCCGGCCCCACCGGCGGACGCGAGCACAACAACCATTTCGGGTCCGTGGAGCGGGGCATCATCGCCCCCACCTCCATGCTCGGGGCCCTCATTCCGGTGATGGCTGGCGTGGCCCTCTCCTTCCGGCAGAAGGGCGAGCGGCGGGTGGCCATGACCTGGATCGGGGATGGCGGGAGCTCCACCGGCGCCTTCTACGAGGGCCTGAACTTCGCCGTGGTGCAGAAGCTGCCTCTCATCGTGGTGGGCGAATCCAACGGCTACGCCTTCTCCACGCCTCCGGACCGGCAGATGGCCGGCCGCATGTCCCAGCGCTCCCAGGGGGCCTTCACCCTGACCGTGGACGGCAATGACGCCGCGGCGGTCTACGAAGCCACCGCCCAGGCCCGGCAGCGCTGCCTCGAGGGCAAGGGCCCCGCCTTCCTGGTCTGCGAGACCTTCCGCCGGGCGGGTCATGCCGAACACGACGACCAGCGCTACGTGGATCCGGCGGTCCTGGCCGAATGGACCGCCAAGGATCCCCTGCCCCGCTTCGAAGCCTGGATGGGCCTGCGGGGCTGGACCCTGGATCCCAGCCTCGCCAGCCGACTGGAGGCCAAGCTCCTGGCGACCGCCGAAACCGCGCTGGAGGCCCCCTGGCCCGACCCGGGCACCCTGGCGCAGGGAGTGCACTCGAGCTGA
- a CDS encoding acetate/propionate family kinase, which produces MFVLVLNAGSSSLKFNLFDMGKETSIAEGMAERIGLADGNLTFTFENDKHREALPLPTHREALNAIIERLKAVVLHDTPIHAVGHRVVHGGPKYGDSLIVTDEVLADIDTFAMYAPLHNPANALGIRVAREAFPDVPHVAVFDTAFHHNIPDHARTYGIPYELSQKYGIRRYGFHGSSHSYVAARTAILLCRPLRALKIVTCHIGNGTSICAVHNGRSVDTSMGMTPLQGVIMGTRCGTIDPSVVEMLMEYEHLDYNGITDLLNKKSGLLGISGVSSDFREIELAADAGNDRARLARDLLTYNVRQYIGAYATVLDGVDAITFTAGIGTHSTFVRAKVCSKLSFLGVKLDPEANEHGTGERIISTPDSRVVVTVVPTNEELMIARETVR; this is translated from the coding sequence GTGTTCGTTCTCGTTCTGAATGCCGGCTCGTCGAGCCTCAAGTTCAATCTCTTCGACATGGGGAAGGAGACGTCCATCGCCGAGGGCATGGCGGAGCGCATCGGCCTGGCCGACGGCAACCTGACCTTCACCTTCGAGAACGACAAGCACAGGGAGGCCCTGCCCCTTCCCACCCACCGCGAGGCCCTGAACGCGATCATCGAGCGCCTGAAGGCCGTGGTCCTCCACGACACCCCGATCCACGCCGTGGGTCACCGGGTGGTCCACGGGGGGCCGAAGTACGGTGACTCCCTGATCGTGACCGACGAGGTGCTCGCCGACATCGACACCTTCGCGATGTACGCGCCCCTCCACAACCCCGCCAACGCCCTGGGCATCCGCGTGGCCCGGGAGGCCTTCCCCGACGTGCCGCACGTCGCGGTCTTCGATACGGCCTTCCACCACAACATCCCCGACCACGCCCGCACCTACGGCATCCCCTACGAGCTGAGCCAGAAGTACGGCATCCGCCGCTATGGCTTCCACGGGTCCAGCCACTCCTACGTGGCCGCCCGCACCGCCATCCTGCTCTGCCGCCCCCTCCGCGCCCTCAAGATCGTCACCTGCCACATCGGCAACGGAACCAGCATCTGCGCCGTCCACAACGGCCGGAGCGTGGACACCAGCATGGGCATGACCCCCCTCCAGGGCGTCATCATGGGCACCCGCTGCGGCACCATCGACCCCAGCGTCGTGGAGATGCTCATGGAATACGAGCACCTCGACTACAACGGCATCACCGACCTGCTGAACAAGAAGTCGGGTCTGCTGGGCATCTCCGGCGTCTCCTCAGACTTCCGGGAGATCGAACTGGCCGCCGATGCCGGCAACGACCGGGCCCGCCTCGCCCGCGACCTCCTGACCTACAACGTGCGCCAGTACATCGGCGCCTACGCGACGGTCCTCGATGGCGTGGACGCCATCACCTTCACGGCGGGCATCGGCACCCACAGCACCTTCGTCCGGGCCAAGGTCTGCAGCAAGCTCAGCTTCCTGGGCGTGAAGCTCGACCCCGAAGCCAACGAGCACGGCACCGGTGAGCGCATCATCAGCACGCCGGATTCCCGCGTGGTGGTGACGGTCGTCCCCACCAACGAGGAGCTGATGATCGCCCGGGAGACCGTGCGGTAG
- a CDS encoding CCA tRNA nucleotidyltransferase — protein sequence MTWPPLLRLQEALGPGAELVVVGGAVRDELLGRPHADWDLATRLLPRTVMARAQAAGMKVIPTGLQHGTVTVILEDRPVEVTTFRSDGDYLDGRRPESVRLGVDLTEDLSRRDFTINAMALPVGGGDLVDPFGGRGDLKAGVIRAVGDPLKRFAEDGLRPLRACRFAAQLGFEVEPATLAAIPERLEVARKVAVERVFVELDKLLRGLEPQRGLALLAESRLLDLWLPELRAMVGCGQNRHHAHDVWRHTLEVVRFVPAEPFQRWAALLHDAGKPGARSVGADGEVHFYGHEARSLELAEGIFERLKASHALRKAALALIRHHGTHPTGAWGDAACRRLLGRLDADGLELGRWAAFRVADQRAKGLDWDLRQAEHQALMARLEALLAARPPLSVRDLALDGAALMALAGRPGGPWLGELQKRLLEAVLDDPAANTTVGLAELVKRELPSNRK from the coding sequence TTGACCTGGCCGCCGCTGCTGCGCCTCCAGGAGGCCCTGGGCCCCGGGGCGGAGCTGGTGGTCGTGGGTGGCGCGGTCCGGGATGAGCTGCTCGGCCGGCCCCACGCCGACTGGGATCTGGCCACGCGGCTGCTGCCCCGGACCGTGATGGCGCGGGCCCAGGCCGCCGGCATGAAGGTGATCCCCACGGGGCTGCAGCACGGCACGGTGACGGTGATCCTGGAGGACCGCCCCGTGGAGGTGACCACCTTCCGCAGCGACGGAGACTACCTGGACGGTCGGCGGCCGGAATCGGTGCGGCTCGGAGTCGACCTGACGGAGGATCTGTCGAGGCGGGACTTCACCATCAATGCCATGGCCCTGCCGGTGGGCGGTGGTGACCTCGTGGATCCCTTCGGCGGCCGGGGGGACCTGAAGGCGGGGGTGATCCGGGCGGTGGGGGATCCCCTGAAGCGTTTCGCCGAGGATGGGCTCCGTCCCCTGCGGGCCTGCCGCTTCGCCGCCCAGCTGGGCTTCGAGGTGGAGCCTGCCACCCTGGCGGCCATCCCCGAGCGGCTGGAGGTGGCCCGCAAGGTGGCCGTGGAGCGCGTCTTCGTGGAGCTGGACAAACTGCTGCGGGGCCTCGAGCCCCAGCGGGGCCTGGCGCTCCTGGCGGAGAGCAGGCTTCTGGATCTGTGGCTGCCGGAGCTGCGGGCCATGGTGGGCTGCGGCCAGAACCGCCACCATGCCCACGACGTCTGGCGCCACACCCTGGAGGTGGTCCGCTTCGTGCCGGCCGAGCCGTTCCAGCGCTGGGCGGCCCTGCTGCATGACGCAGGCAAACCCGGCGCGCGCAGCGTCGGGGCCGATGGCGAGGTCCATTTCTACGGCCACGAGGCCAGGTCCCTGGAACTCGCCGAGGGGATCTTCGAGCGGTTGAAGGCCAGCCATGCCCTGCGCAAGGCGGCCTTGGCCCTCATCCGCCATCACGGCACCCACCCCACCGGAGCCTGGGGCGATGCCGCCTGCCGGCGACTGCTGGGGCGGCTGGACGCCGATGGGCTGGAGCTGGGGCGGTGGGCTGCCTTCCGGGTGGCGGACCAGCGGGCCAAGGGCCTGGATTGGGACCTGCGACAGGCGGAGCACCAGGCCCTGATGGCCCGGCTGGAGGCCCTGCTCGCGGCGCGGCCGCCCCTCAGCGTGCGAGACCTTGCCCTGGATGGCGCCGCCCTGATGGCCTTGGCAGGCCGCCCCGGCGGTCCATGGCTGGGAGAGCTGCAGAAGCGGCTCCTGGAAGCCGTGCTGGACGACCCGGCAGCCAACACGACCGTGGGGCTGGCGGAACTCGTGAAAAGGGAACTGCCAAGCAACCGCAAATGA
- a CDS encoding ABC transporter permease, which yields MTSGAFRERLFGAWVEIRENLGRSVLQALGVLLGVASVLGGFSISDSQRKRADEMFVKMGGLDKLNVQPRAAIKDGRPTALQQANLGLRDADAVGGEALKSDAIQGVSRQKNTRSRIVSAYADQDRQVSGIGGDFIPANGYGIAQGRGFSNTEMETGAAVVVLGTEAANTFFPKGDALGQSMRIGDVPVTVIGTFQERVFRFRENQGNQFWWRNRIIAVPANLVQRRMNGDAYRRVDRVTFRIPDMNAMSGFAQQLKNLVKSNHRLQEDFRLDDVAARVRRRQSQGSVYDIIFMLSGVLALVGGGIVNVNIQMASLKERVREVGVKMAIGASGREIFKGFMTEALLLTALGGAAGLVLGIGFSWIITASIGIPLFMTPASFVWAYGLAAAFGFLFALYPAWKASRLSPMEALRYE from the coding sequence ATGACCTCCGGCGCCTTCCGCGAGCGGCTGTTCGGGGCCTGGGTGGAGATCCGCGAGAACCTGGGCCGCTCGGTGCTGCAGGCCCTCGGCGTGCTGCTGGGCGTGGCCTCGGTGCTGGGCGGGTTCTCCATCTCGGACAGCCAGCGCAAGCGGGCCGATGAGATGTTCGTGAAGATGGGCGGCCTCGACAAGCTGAACGTGCAGCCCCGTGCCGCCATCAAGGACGGCCGCCCCACGGCCCTCCAGCAGGCCAATCTCGGCCTCCGCGACGCGGATGCGGTGGGCGGAGAGGCCCTCAAGTCCGACGCCATCCAGGGCGTGAGCCGACAGAAGAACACCCGATCGCGGATCGTGTCCGCCTATGCGGACCAGGACCGGCAAGTGAGCGGCATCGGCGGCGACTTCATCCCCGCCAACGGCTATGGCATCGCCCAGGGCCGGGGCTTCTCGAACACGGAGATGGAAACCGGGGCTGCGGTGGTCGTCCTGGGGACCGAGGCCGCGAACACCTTCTTCCCGAAGGGTGATGCCCTGGGACAATCCATGCGCATCGGCGACGTCCCGGTCACCGTCATCGGCACCTTCCAGGAGCGGGTCTTCCGCTTCCGCGAGAACCAGGGCAACCAGTTCTGGTGGCGCAACCGCATCATCGCAGTGCCCGCGAATCTGGTGCAGCGCCGCATGAACGGGGATGCCTACCGCCGGGTGGACCGCGTCACCTTCCGGATCCCCGACATGAACGCCATGAGCGGCTTCGCCCAGCAGCTCAAGAACCTCGTGAAATCCAATCACCGCCTCCAGGAGGACTTCCGCCTGGACGACGTGGCCGCACGGGTCCGCCGGCGGCAGAGCCAGGGCAGCGTCTACGACATCATCTTCATGCTCTCGGGCGTGCTGGCCCTGGTGGGCGGCGGCATCGTGAACGTGAACATCCAGATGGCCAGCCTCAAGGAGCGGGTGCGCGAGGTCGGCGTGAAGATGGCCATCGGTGCTTCGGGCCGGGAGATCTTCAAGGGCTTCATGACCGAGGCCCTTCTCCTCACGGCCCTCGGCGGGGCCGCCGGGCTGGTGCTGGGCATCGGTTTCTCCTGGATCATCACCGCCAGCATCGGAATTCCGCTCTTCATGACGCCCGCCAGCTTCGTCTGGGCCTACGGCCTGGCCGCCGCCTTCGGTTTCCTCTTCGCGCTCTACCCGGCGTGGAAGGCCAGTCGATTGTCTCCTATGGAGGCCCTGCGCTATGAGTAG
- a CDS encoding methyl-accepting chemotaxis protein translates to MSIGKVLDDLRMRGKFNLLLAIQTLALILVGGLGWASVNNLQQGQKDLASNLSKTVILSRVLNGMNVFRTVHVSMIGGSADPAYVTMRQGVMKKYGEGLEKDLADAKALTWSPDDRAVLDEAIEAFRKYDAGFPALLAQAQADRSAQATSRLMEGNVETMRVARDRVLKLQKAAETAAEKAIKEDQAQSATAKAWIAGLGLAAVLAGALLSRTIGSRVGRKAHDIEVIMGAVAKGDLTQTPKVHGKDELAQVASGLSQVIQGLRSDIQAIAQSAEGTASSATELSATTEQVNRTTEELRRSTEQERLAMERSSAALEEMNANIQQVKQSTLRAEELAARSQEAGQQGLTAVKDTGRAMEAIEESSSKVNRIITVITDIARQTNLLSLNAAIEAAKAGAMGKGFAVVAEEVRKLAERSGTAAKEITALIQESTDRVGLGTESVKEASRSLERIEGHVRENAGQLKEIANAMDEQGRASEEVVQAMESATQMVERNASAATQLSATVQETARTTEELAGLANQLQALTRRFKLS, encoded by the coding sequence ATGAGCATCGGAAAAGTTCTCGACGATCTGCGCATGCGGGGAAAGTTCAATCTGCTCCTCGCCATCCAGACCCTGGCCCTGATCCTGGTGGGCGGGCTGGGCTGGGCCTCGGTCAACAACCTGCAGCAGGGACAGAAGGACCTCGCCTCGAACCTCTCCAAAACCGTCATCCTGTCCCGGGTGCTCAACGGCATGAACGTGTTCCGCACGGTCCACGTCAGCATGATCGGCGGCTCGGCGGACCCCGCCTACGTCACCATGCGGCAGGGCGTGATGAAGAAGTACGGGGAGGGGCTCGAGAAGGATCTGGCTGACGCCAAGGCCCTGACCTGGTCCCCGGATGACCGGGCGGTCCTCGATGAGGCCATCGAGGCCTTCCGCAAGTACGACGCCGGGTTCCCCGCCCTGCTGGCCCAGGCCCAGGCGGACCGTTCGGCCCAGGCCACCTCCCGCCTGATGGAAGGCAACGTGGAGACCATGCGCGTCGCCCGCGACCGCGTGCTGAAGCTCCAGAAGGCCGCCGAAACCGCCGCGGAGAAGGCCATCAAGGAAGACCAGGCCCAGTCGGCCACCGCGAAGGCCTGGATCGCCGGCCTCGGCCTGGCCGCCGTCCTGGCGGGCGCCCTCCTGAGCCGGACCATCGGCTCGAGGGTGGGCCGGAAGGCCCACGACATCGAGGTGATCATGGGCGCGGTGGCCAAGGGCGATCTGACCCAGACACCCAAGGTCCACGGCAAGGACGAGCTGGCCCAGGTGGCCTCCGGGCTCTCGCAGGTCATCCAGGGCCTGCGCTCGGACATCCAGGCCATCGCCCAGTCCGCGGAGGGCACCGCCTCCAGCGCCACCGAGCTCTCCGCCACGACGGAGCAGGTCAACCGTACCACCGAAGAGCTCCGCCGCAGCACGGAGCAGGAACGCCTGGCCATGGAGCGGTCCTCCGCCGCCCTGGAGGAGATGAACGCCAACATCCAGCAGGTGAAGCAGAGCACCCTGCGCGCCGAGGAACTGGCCGCCCGGTCCCAGGAGGCAGGCCAGCAGGGACTGACGGCCGTCAAGGACACGGGCCGCGCCATGGAGGCCATCGAGGAGAGCTCCTCCAAGGTGAACCGGATCATCACGGTGATCACGGACATCGCCCGCCAGACCAACCTCCTGTCCCTGAACGCCGCCATCGAGGCGGCCAAGGCCGGGGCCATGGGCAAGGGTTTCGCCGTGGTGGCCGAGGAGGTCCGGAAGCTGGCCGAGCGCAGCGGCACCGCGGCCAAGGAGATCACGGCGCTCATCCAGGAGAGCACCGACCGCGTGGGCCTCGGTACCGAATCCGTCAAGGAGGCCTCCCGGAGCCTGGAGCGCATCGAGGGCCACGTGCGGGAGAACGCCGGCCAGCTGAAGGAGATCGCCAACGCCATGGACGAGCAGGGCCGCGCCAGTGAAGAGGTGGTCCAGGCCATGGAATCCGCCACCCAGATGGTGGAGCGCAACGCCTCGGCGGCCACCCAGCTCTCCGCCACGGTGCAGGAGACGGCCCGGACGACGGAGGAGCTGGCTGGTTTAGCCAATCAGTTGCAGGCACTTACGCGTCGCTTCAAGCTTTCATGA